The following proteins come from a genomic window of Deltaproteobacteria bacterium IMCC39524:
- a CDS encoding U32 family peptidase, whose translation MTHVHTPQKIELLAPAGSLEAFFAAMEFGADAVYVGLKEFSARAKAKNVNRDELERMVGYAHARQRKVFLTLNTLVKEKELSHLIDVLAAVEAIGVDAVILQDMGVWRLAKRHFPGIELHASTQLTIHNAAGVKMAERLGFSRAVLARELSLKEISVIKSETSLDLEHFIHGAHCFSLSGQCSFSSWLGGLSGNRGRCAQPCRRRYHHKGKDGYYFSPNDLSAIELLPELAAAGVMSFKIEGRMKSAEYVAKVVEAYRTVLDASERERSTAIVTAKELLKDSFGRQPTRGFLPGNTPTDIVNPGVHGATGRLIGSVAQCQGGLLTFVSRDPIHLGDRLRIQPATDKPGTAFTIRDLRLAGKEVTRANSGERVAVGCPPDKSFRAGDRVFKVSAGQAFNLSQSACRKRLESVTPGKAVIDLSIHMPTSDRIELTAACHGLSLARNFSVETFPAKDRPLSQEVLAKVFGKTGQLPLALGPLECGPLPAVVLPLSRLNAVRREFYQELAELLEARQHEARTDHRRQAMADLAPAGTAPVSPPRFAVASSNLHDLSLLKQKGVHELILPLAPGCSNKLGAGGRTAKHTEQVLWDLPLAIFDADWSAFQTEIKLLTEAGFKRFRLQNISQLVLFDGMQGLLLESGYRLFTTNSQAALGWGELGLSGATLYVEDDRENFSALLNRETGLPLTITAYANLPMMTSRIPLKGVKSDQPIVSDRDEAYRVDHRSGLTVVRPEQDFSLIGHLAELHKMGCRRFVVDLSHLGASSAEARRVLAAFEQDEPLPGTSNFNYLQEMI comes from the coding sequence ATGACGCACGTCCACACACCACAAAAAATCGAGCTGCTTGCGCCCGCAGGTAGCCTCGAAGCTTTTTTCGCTGCCATGGAATTCGGTGCTGATGCGGTTTATGTCGGCCTCAAGGAATTCTCTGCGCGAGCCAAGGCCAAAAACGTCAATCGCGATGAGCTGGAGCGCATGGTCGGTTATGCTCATGCCCGGCAACGCAAAGTCTTTCTCACCCTGAATACCCTGGTTAAAGAAAAAGAGCTTTCCCATCTGATCGATGTTCTCGCCGCCGTTGAAGCAATCGGTGTTGATGCCGTGATCCTCCAGGATATGGGCGTCTGGCGTCTGGCCAAGCGGCATTTCCCCGGCATTGAGCTGCACGCTTCGACGCAATTGACGATCCACAACGCCGCCGGGGTCAAAATGGCGGAACGTCTCGGTTTCTCCCGCGCTGTGCTGGCCCGAGAACTGAGCCTCAAAGAAATTTCCGTAATCAAGAGCGAAACCAGCCTCGATCTTGAGCATTTTATTCACGGTGCCCACTGCTTTTCTCTCTCCGGGCAGTGCAGTTTCTCCTCCTGGCTCGGAGGTCTGAGCGGCAATCGCGGCCGCTGCGCACAGCCCTGCAGGCGGCGTTATCATCATAAGGGCAAGGACGGTTACTACTTCTCACCCAACGATCTTTCGGCGATCGAGCTTTTGCCCGAATTGGCTGCTGCGGGTGTGATGAGTTTCAAGATTGAAGGGCGCATGAAGAGCGCCGAGTACGTGGCCAAGGTTGTCGAGGCTTACCGTACGGTGCTCGATGCCTCCGAACGCGAGCGTTCGACGGCGATCGTTACCGCCAAGGAACTGCTTAAGGATTCTTTTGGCCGCCAACCGACCCGCGGCTTCTTGCCGGGCAACACTCCAACGGATATCGTTAACCCCGGAGTTCATGGCGCCACCGGCCGCTTGATCGGCTCGGTTGCGCAGTGCCAGGGTGGGCTACTGACCTTTGTTTCGCGCGATCCGATCCATCTCGGTGATCGCCTGCGCATCCAGCCGGCGACGGACAAGCCAGGCACGGCCTTTACCATTCGTGACCTGCGTCTGGCAGGAAAAGAGGTCACCCGGGCCAATAGTGGCGAACGGGTTGCGGTCGGCTGCCCGCCTGACAAGTCGTTCCGTGCCGGGGATCGCGTTTTCAAAGTCTCTGCGGGACAGGCTTTCAACCTGAGTCAGTCTGCCTGCCGCAAACGTTTGGAAAGTGTCACTCCAGGCAAGGCGGTGATTGATCTCTCGATCCATATGCCGACCAGCGATCGCATTGAACTGACCGCTGCCTGTCATGGCTTGTCATTAGCACGCAACTTTAGCGTGGAGACCTTCCCGGCCAAGGATCGGCCCCTGTCGCAGGAGGTTCTGGCCAAGGTCTTTGGCAAAACCGGGCAGTTGCCACTCGCTCTGGGTCCTCTCGAATGTGGCCCTTTGCCTGCCGTGGTTCTGCCGCTCAGCCGACTCAACGCGGTTCGTCGTGAGTTTTACCAGGAGTTGGCGGAACTCCTCGAAGCCCGTCAGCACGAGGCTCGCACCGATCACCGTCGTCAGGCGATGGCCGATCTGGCCCCGGCAGGAACGGCTCCGGTTTCCCCGCCTCGCTTTGCCGTGGCAAGCAGCAACCTGCATGATCTTTCTTTGCTCAAGCAGAAGGGTGTGCATGAGTTGATCCTGCCGCTTGCGCCCGGTTGCTCTAACAAGCTTGGTGCGGGCGGACGCACCGCAAAACATACGGAGCAGGTCCTCTGGGATTTGCCCCTGGCAATTTTTGACGCCGACTGGTCTGCTTTTCAAACAGAGATCAAGCTCTTGACCGAAGCGGGTTTTAAACGCTTCCGGTTGCAGAATATCAGCCAGCTGGTTCTTTTTGACGGTATGCAAGGCCTCTTGCTGGAGAGCGGCTACCGCTTGTTCACCACCAACAGCCAGGCTGCACTCGGTTGGGGCGAGCTGGGCCTTTCAGGCGCGACTCTCTACGTTGAAGACGATCGCGAGAACTTTTCGGCGTTGCTCAACCGGGAGACCGGCCTGCCCTTGACGATCACCGCTTACGCCAACCTGCCGATGATGACCTCGCGCATTCCCTTGAAAGGGGTCAAGTCTGATCAGCCGATCGTTTCTGATCGCGATGAGGCTTACCGTGTGGATCACCGCAGCGGCTTGACCGTGGTTCGCCCGGAACAGGATTTTTCGCTGATCGGGCATCTCGCCGAATTGCACAAGATGGGCTGCCGTCGGTTCGTGGTCGATCTCTCTCACCTGGGGGCGTCTTCCGCCGAGGCCCGTCGTGTGCTGGCTGCCTTTGAGCAGGATGAACCCCTGCCGGGCACATCGAACTTCAATTATCTGCAGGAAATGATCTAG
- a CDS encoding prepilin-type N-terminal cleavage/methylation domain-containing protein, with protein MKTLSCLEARKVKGVHKSRGFTLLELLLVMSLLGIMAALATWGGQKFARDWQLKRAGHQLLEDLKALQCRAEGGGSLTLNNGALVLQRTFLVFDPDASVYTAYAWQDDNANGVAETGEADLLWQNSLPPGVSFGWASGIDRRACSNNNGAPGSAVSFASPNYPPCDDKPCIKFDNNGFSMMGPGAVYLTRGEQSLAVTGTRPGHFTLCEWDGGRWR; from the coding sequence ATGAAGACTCTCAGCTGTCTAGAGGCCCGCAAGGTAAAAGGTGTCCATAAATCCCGTGGTTTCACCCTTTTGGAATTACTTCTGGTGATGTCTCTGCTCGGCATCATGGCGGCATTGGCGACCTGGGGAGGGCAGAAGTTCGCACGTGATTGGCAACTTAAAAGGGCTGGTCACCAACTGCTCGAAGATCTCAAAGCGTTGCAGTGTCGGGCGGAAGGGGGCGGCAGCTTGACCCTGAACAATGGAGCCCTTGTCCTGCAGCGGACTTTCCTGGTTTTTGATCCTGATGCGAGTGTTTATACCGCCTATGCATGGCAGGATGATAATGCTAATGGCGTTGCAGAGACAGGCGAAGCGGACCTGCTCTGGCAGAACAGTCTGCCGCCGGGAGTTTCCTTTGGTTGGGCTTCCGGCATTGATCGTCGTGCCTGCAGCAACAACAACGGGGCTCCGGGAAGCGCTGTTTCTTTTGCCAGCCCGAATTATCCTCCCTGTGATGATAAGCCGTGTATCAAGTTTGATAATAATGGTTTCAGCATGATGGGCCCGGGGGCGGTTTACCTGACCCGGGGTGAGCAGAGTCTGGCGGTTACCGGGACCAGGCCGGGGCATTTTACTCTGTGTGAGTGGGATGGGGGACGGTGGAGGTAA